A window of Denticeps clupeoides unplaced genomic scaffold, fDenClu1.1, whole genome shotgun sequence contains these coding sequences:
- the LOC114772166 gene encoding mitogen-activated protein kinase kinase kinase kinase 1-like, with product MLQTEERQFQEAKEQHDHEMQNLLNKNQHFQKIQQRLQLLRRLHNEVRPIEEEIELQNQEAQKKINNQQPVMVRDSLKFKDPYEDYKILKCIEEGAFGKVHKARNLKTGHLVAIKIQDCTNDNFMDLYEECKLLESFNHQNIPKVMDKYYWEQKFYICMELCAGGDLTDIYMGTGSLKESQVAFVAKEVLETLLYLHQKGYVHRDIKPNNILLTDAGEVRLVDFGSMSSIQTEKPTFIDGTPAYLAPEYVLEDLNGDYDERCDVWSLGMTLLELAEGRLPLLLTSSYSYCKYWQQKNRVPQLRKRDKWSPAFHSFLEDALTLDPAMRPSVEKLLQHEFLSNVEHEPSPLKRRLRRTKFLRRIRKFFNYGKLGVRMICRCVHK from the coding sequence ATGCTGCAAACTGAGGAGCGGCAGTTTCAGGAGGCGAAAGAGCAGCATGATCATGAGATGCAAAATCTGCTTAATAAAAACCAGCACTTTCAGAAGATACAGCAACGTTTGCAGTTGCTCAGAAGGTTACATAATGAGGTGCGACCGATTGAGGAGGAGATAGAGCTGCAGAACCAGGaggcccaaaaaaaaataaataatcagcaGCCAGTCATGGTGAGAGATTCTTTGAAGTTTAAAGACCCCTATGAGGATTATAAGATCTTAAAATGCATTGAGGAAGGAGCATTTGGCAAAGTTCACAAGGCTAGGAATCTGAAAACTGGTCACTTGGTTGCAATTAAGATTCAAGACTGCACCAATGACAATTTCATGGACTTGTATGAGGAGTGTAAGCTGCTGGAGAGTTTCAACCACCAAAACATCCCCAAGGTCATGGACAAATACTACTGGGAACAAAAGTTCTACATCTGCATGGAGCTTTGCGCAGGTGGAGATCTGACAGACATCTACATGGGTACGGGGTCCTTGAAAGAAAGCCAAGTAGCATTTGTGGCAAAAGAAGTCCTGGAGACTCTCCTTTATCTCCACCAGAAAGGATATgtgcacagggacatcaaaccaaataatattttactgacTGATGCTGGTGAGGTCAGGCTTGTGGATTTTGGTTCGATGTCAAGTATCCAGACGGAGAAGCCCACATTTATTGATGGAACCCCTGCTTACCTGGCCCCAGAGTACGTTCTAGAAGACCTCAATGGTGACTATGATGaaagatgtgatgtgtggtcccTGGGAATGACACTACTGGAACTGGCCGAAGGTAGActtcctctgctcttaaccagcAGCTATTCATACTGTAAGTACTGGCAGCAAAAAAACAGAGTGCCTCAGTTGAGAAAGAGGGATAAATGGTCTCCAGCATTTCACAGTTTTCTGGAAGACGCCCTGACCCTAGATCCGGCAATGAGACCAAGTGTTGAGAAGCTTCTTCAGCACGAGTTCCTGAGCAACGTGGAGCATGAACCATCACCGCTGAAGAGGCGCCTGCGCCGCACCAAATTCCTGAGGAGGATCAGGAAATTCTTCAATTATGGCAAGTTGGGAGTGCGAATGATCTGTCGCTGTGTCCACAAATGA